The Phoenix dactylifera cultivar Barhee BC4 chromosome 15, palm_55x_up_171113_PBpolish2nd_filt_p, whole genome shotgun sequence genome contains a region encoding:
- the LOC103707454 gene encoding uncharacterized protein LOC103707454, translating to MGAKVQCKSYIPGYYAMKDLNNDSNSSCSLYHEHKTFNGQIYNSFKMRPVNEYSEYDKELLKRTMLEHEAVFRKQIYELHRLYRVQKYLMDELKRKQSYRYSAPMGASHSNIFSSHMPHEICGKIWQMPHQPLANTGYRRATAPDADNKKSTLNFLKENDMRYNPISPENRGSLDDRPLDPKLQRFPKKMFDLHLPADVYIDSEDAERTEKEIVADSCVRVADTLNKIHGVEPENNVKLTLVTGDDGSCREGSWKSYLHSRGGHSIHHLADLNEPIKDLDGKGAAGSVSNGLRTQHKEVQGHLLPMKSRTNFVHRDFFIDGYGNEGSCSNFFNTEKQEIIEEWQPLHNAGRSRSNGNSFNSGSCNEKYPMSSESIQLKLKKAHETQLPDQKKTNRWFREKTSQSIEISGRIPHLVNSNHSAVMYPQMTGPLSVVSQSACSSVASPPASSWRKPAHSISHIPIAVQALPCFNGPVTMNEQKSSNAQHPSNASGKLQCNGNLKSHSQLGSKSSFLNGFRHGLQSESSTRSLLPSVTLDQPDPNNSGDNSEYQTPENHGVQKCFEDLQGIDNKSGRGVNLNRSSLNGIIDDLTAKQHLAGKHDGSSNGLPWLKTKSACNGSSGKELCAPQMELGFTKDCSQLMSRCENVAPEYASKIDKEKGFSLCVPRHSLLPSQIKESKIHRHEASDGLNSKRIPVSSILDMIRPSANYSPVSCYKQSLDDDAKFREKGKGATNHSLGNESNINLNCATYGAEAPSSLYITGVTAKIACNIDLETPINAWEGGSICSQGKIIGMNHLKKPVEISLSKDGSHETEFSCDIPLRVAAEIIISMSLDVSSHSDGITFCLSAPASCDSLQWFADAVLSSARSEGVPKGRGDGCSEHSDDGTDSFESLTLKLEAMKEDEYMCRTWEQEKPKDEQSGTAPLLLTRSRRGQARKRRQRKDFQKDILPGLASLSRHEVAEDLQILGGLMRASGKPWQTCSARQSTGRNGQTRGRRPRSLAVTVEEVHVSHLPAQPTYTEVPLGGTSMMGWGRTTRRCRRQRFPSGNASAPQK from the exons AAAGTGCAGTGTAAAAGCTACATTCCTGGATACTATGCAATGAAGGATTTAAACAATGACTCAAACAGTAGTTGCTCTCTTtatcatgaacataaaacatttaATGGGCAAATCTACAATAGTTTCAAGATGAGGCCAGTGAATGAATATTCAGAATATGATAAAGAATTGTTGAAGAGAACAATGCTTGAACATGAAGCAGTGTTTAGGAAGCAG ATTTATGAACTTCACCGTCTTTATAGAGTACAAAAGTACTTGATGGATGAGCTTAAGAGAAAACAGTCATACAGATATTCTGCACCAATGGGGGCATCCCACTCAAATATATTTTCATCTCACATGCCACATGAAATTTGTGGGAAGATATGGCAGATGCCTCATCAACCTTTGGCGAACACCGGTTATAGGAGGGCAACTGCGCCAGATGCTGATAATAAGAAGTCcactctgaattttctgaaggaAAATGATATGCGGTACAATCCAATTTCACCTGAAAATAGAGGATCTCTTGATGATAGACCATTGGACCCTAAACTCCAAAGGTTTCCAAAGAAAATGTTTGACCTTCATCTCCCTGCTGATGTGTATATTGATAGTGAAGATGCTGAAAGAACAGAAAAGGAAATTGTTGCTGATTCATGTGTTAGGGTTGCTGATACTCTTAACAAGATTCATGGTGTTGAGCCTGAGAACAATGTGAAGCTAACTCTTGTCACCGGTGATGACGGTAGTTGCAGGGAAGGTAGCTGGAAGTCATATTTGCATTCACGAGGTGGTCATTCTATTCACCATttggctgatttaaatgaaccCATCAAAGATTTAGATGGCAAGGGAGCTGCAGGTTCAGTTTCTAATGGTTTGAGAACCCAGCATAAAGAAGTTCAAGGGCATCTGTTACCAATGAAATCGAGAACAAATTTTGTACACAGGGATTTTTTCATAGAtggatatggaaatgaaggaagTTGCTCAAACTTTTTTAACACAGAAAAGCAGGAAATTATAGAAGAATGGCAACCTTTACATAATGCTG GCCGAAGTAGAAGCAATGGGAATTCTTTTAATTCTGGTTCATGCAATGAGAAATACCCAATGTCATCTGAGTCAATTCAATTGAAGCTTAAGAAAGCTCATGAAACTCAGTTACCTGATCAGAAAAAAACAAATAGGTGGTTCAGGGAGAAAACATCACAATCTATTGAAATCTCTGGAAGAATTCCACACCTTGTTAACTCAAACCATTCAGCTGTGATGTATCCTCAAATGACCGGTCCACTTTCAGTTGTTTCTCAATCAGCCTGTTCTAGTGTTGCATCTCCACCAGCTTCATCTTGGAGAAAGCCAGCCCATAGTATAAGCCACATTCCAATTGCAGTTCAAGCACTTCCATGCTTCAACGGACCTGTAACGATGAATGAACAGAAGAGTTCTAATGCTCAACACCCTAGTAATGCTTCTGGCAAACTGCAATGCAATGGGAATTTGAAGTCACACTCGCAACTGGGGAGTAAATCCTCCTTCCTGAATGGCTTTCGCCATGGTTTGCAATCTGAATCTTCAACACGTTCACTGCTGCCATCAGTCACCCTGGATCAGCCAGACCCCAATAATAGTGGTGATAATTCGGAATATCAGACCCCTGAAAATCATGGAGTGCAAAAGTGCTTCGAGGATTTGCAGGGCATAGACAATAAATCTGGAAGGGGTGTGAATTTGAATCGGAGTAGTCTGAATGGAATTATAGATGACCTCACTGCCAAACAACATCTAGCAGGGAAGCACGATGGATCATCAAATGGGTTGCCTTGGCTCAAAACAAAGTCAGCCTGTAATGGATCTTCTGGCAAAGAACTGTGTGCCCCTCAAATGGAGTTGGGCTTCACAAAGGATTGTTCCCAGCTGATGTCCAGATGTGAAAATGTGGCTCCAGAATATGCAAGTAAAATAGACAAGGAGAAAGGTTTTTCTCTGTGTGTTCCACGGCATTCTCTATTGCCTTCTCAGATCAAGGAGAGCAAAATTCATAGGCATGAGGCATCTGATGGCCTGAATAGCAAAAGAATTCCTGTCTCTTCTATTCTTGATATGATCCGACCGAGTGCTAACTACTCGCCTGTCTCATGTTACAAACAATCTTTAGATGATGATGCAAAGTTCCGTGAAAAAGGCAAGGGTGCTACAAATCATAGTCTAGGTAATGAAAGCAACATTAATTTGAACTGTGCTACATATGGGGCAGAGGCTCCATCATCACTTTACATTACAGGTGTAACTGCAAAAATTGCTTGCAACATTGACTTGGAAACACCAATCAATGCATGGGAAGGAGGTAGTATATGTTCTCAGGGTAAAATCATAGGGATGAATCACCTCAAGAAGCCTGTTGAAATTTCTTTGAGCAAAGATGGTTCACACGAAACAGAATTCTCTTGTGATATACCTCTTAGAGTGGCAGCAGAGATTATCATTTCCATGTCATTAGATGTTTCCAGCCATTCCGATGGCATCACATTTTGCTTATCGGCCCCAGCATCATGCGATTCCTTGCAATGGTTTGCAGATGCAGTTTTATCCAGTGCAAGGAGTGAAGGAGTGCCAAAAGGAAGAGGAGACGGTTGCTCTGAACATTCAGATGATGGGACGGATTCGTTCGAGTCCTTGACATTGAAGCTTGAGGCAATGAAGGAAGATGAATACATGTGCAGAACATGGGAGCAAGAGAAACCAAAGGATGAGCAATCAGGCACTGCTCCACTGCTTCTAACAAGGTCTCGGAGGGGCCAGGCAAGAAAGAGAAGGCAAAGGAAGGATTTCCAGAAAGATATTCTACCCGGCCTTGCATCATTGTCAAGGCATGAAGTGGCAGAAGATCTTCAAATTCTTGGAGGTCTGATGAGAGCATCAGGCAAGCCTTGGCAGACTTGTTCAGCTAGACAGAGCACAGGTCGAAACGGGCAAACAAGGGGGAGGAGGCCAAGAAGTTTGGCTGTTACTGTGGAAGAGGTTCATGTGAGTCACCTGCCAGCACAACCTACTTATACTGAAGTACCGCTTGGAGGGACGAGCATGATGGGGTGGGGAAGGACCACAAGACGATGTCGTAGGCAGCGATTTCCCTCAGGAAATGCCTCTGCTCCTCAGAAGTAG